One Paenibacillus sp. SYP-B4298 genomic window, TATTATGCCATTGCGCGCATCGCGCAGCGAGTGCAGCAAGGGCTGCGTATCCAGGCAGTAGCCAGCTCTGCAAGATCGGAGGCACTGGCGCTGGAGCTCGGCATCCAGCTGGTGCCGTTGTCTTCGATCAGCGGGATCGATCTGACTATCGACGGCGCGGATGAGGTTGATCCTGCCTTGCATCTCATCAAGGGAGGCGGGGGCGCGCTATTGCGGGAGAAAATATTGGCAATGAGCAGCAACCGCTTTATCGTCATCGCCGATGAGAGCAAAAGAGTCGCACAGCTTGGACGCTTCCCGCTGCCGGTGGAGATCGTCCCGTTTGCCGCTAATCTGACGATCGCGAAGCTCCGAGAGCTCGGCTGCAAGCCTTCCGTCCGAATGGTAGAGAGCCAGGAGTATAAGACGGATAACGGCAACTATATTGTTGATTGCGCCTTTGGCGGTATTGCTGATCCACAGCAGTTGGAGGCGCGTATTAATGCTATTGCCGGTGTTGTGGAGAACGGCCTGTTCACGCACATGGCGAGCACCGTCATCTTCGCCTCGCAGGATGGCGCCATCTCGGTACTGGAGCAGAGTCGCTGACTCGGGAGCATCCCTGTAATGTATGGAGCATTACATGAGCAGGGATGCGGTACGCGCTGAGTCAACGATGACCGGAGCGAGAGCCAGTGGCCGCCGGGCCAGGACGCTCCCTGCGGCCGGATTCATCAGGCTAGTCGCTCCGAAGGTGAACGGAGGATGAGCGCTCGGCTAATCGGGAAGCGGTCACGGAGACTATAGCAGCCCGGACAGGCGCACTTCCTCATAGAAACGGCGGAACTCGTCGAAGTTGAGCTGCTGCGCGGCGTCAGACAGGGCGGCAGCCGGGTTGGGGTGCACCTCAACCATGATGCCGTCGGCACCGGCTGCCAGAGCTGCCTTGGCGCACGGAGCCATTATATCCTTGCGGCCGGTGGAGTGAGTGACATCGACCAGAACGGGCAGATGGGTCTCCTGCTTGAGGATCGGCACGGCCGAGATGTCGAGCGTATTGCGGGTCGCCTTCTCGTAGGTGCGGATGCCGCGTTCGATCAGCATGACGTGCGGGTTGCCGCCAGAGACGATGTACTCGGCAGCATGCACGAATTCATCCAGTGTGGCCGACAGGCCGCGCTTGAGCAGCACAGGTGTCTGCACGTCGCCAGCCGCCCTGAGCAACTCGAAATTATGCATGTTGCGTGCACCGATCTGAATGACATCGATGTATGTGGCGGCAAGCTCAATATCGGCAGGATGGACAATTTCACTGATCGTTCGCAGGCCGAATTCCTCCGCGACCTCCTTGAGCATCCTTAGTCCATCTCGGCCAAGCCCCTGAAATTCATAGGGAGAGGTGCGCGGCTTGAATGCCCCGCCCCGCAGCAGCTTCACCCCCGCAGCCTGTAGCATCGCCGCCACCTGACGGAGCTGCTCATAGCTCTCGATCGAGCAAGGACCAGCAATCAGAGCTGGCTGGTCTGCCCCGATCGCGACATCGCCCAACTGTACGACCGTATTATGAAGCTGATGCTGGCGAGAGACGAGCAGCGACGGCTTCTCCTTGCTGCCTCCGCTTGATTGCGCTGCTCCCTCCATCCACTGCGTCAGCAGCCTGCGAGCCTGCGAATGCTTCAAGTCAGCGTCGAGCCTGCTGTCCAACTGCTGCAGACATTCCCCGATCTGCGCAGGTGTCAGCTTCAGCTCCTGCATGAGCTGCTGATGCTCCTCCAACTGCTGTAGCAACTCCAGGCTGAGCGTCTGTAGTCTGTTATGTCCATCCAATGTAGTTGTCGTATTCGTCCGGGTCATCGAAATCTTCCTCTCTTGTTTGATGTGCGCTCTCGGGTCATCGATCAGGACATCGATCAGGACATCCATAGGTGTCCCTTCAGCACACGGTACTCACATCCACTATGGACATCGGTATACCGTGACTGGTCGTACTCTTCCGCGGCGATATAACATCGGCAGCCTCCATCGGCGCCTTATAAATTAACGCAAAAAGACCCCTCATCCGCAAGGGACGAGAGGCCGTGGTACCACCCTTATTAGAGCGTTCTCGCTGACAGTTGTATGCTTCGTCAAGCCTGCCACCGGGAGATGCTCTCACTTAGTCCCTTTAACGCAGGGAATACGGGTCACCCTACCTTCTGCCAGATGGCAGACATTCAGGCGCCAGCTCGGGAGTGAACTTCGGCAGGCCATTTACTCGGCAGCTCTCAATCGGTGGCTGTCCGTCCCTGTCAGCAATGGAACGCTGCGTACTCTCTCCTTCATCGCTTCTGTTGCTATGTGTATGCGATCAACGTTGATTAAGTGACATTTTAGGGCATGATAATGGATCGTGCAAGCCTGTCGATTAACGCGCCTTCCTATTACTGCATAGCTGCTGTGTTGCAACGAAGTATGCGAGCTTTTTGCATTTTTTCAACCTCTACCACATCTCAGGCACAGGTGGAATTAGCAGCTTGCTGTCACGTTATGGTTGAAGCGGGCGGCGCTCCATGAGCTGCTTGAGCTTAACCTCTGTAGGAGAATCGGGATCAGGCGTGTAGATGCTGCAGCGCAGATCATCTTGACCCTGCACCTGCAAGGAGGTCAAGTGAAAGAGCATCTTGCCCGCCCGGGCATGGCGAAACTCCAGCACGACCTCCGGTGCGGAGCTGACTCGGCTCTGCTCCCACATGCGATTGAAATCCGGGTGCAGTCTCCCCATCTCCTCCAGAAATTGCTCATACCACTTATCCTCTACATACTTTCCATAGTAGGCGCGAAATATCGACAAATACCCGCTCGCAAAATGCTCCCAATTGACAGCCAAGCGTTGAAATTCCTTGCGCGTAAAGAGTAGACGGATCATGTTGCGCTGCTCGGGCGGCAGTTGCTCGAAGTCGAGGAAGATATGTGCGGCTGCAGCATTCCAGCCAACGATTGTGCCGCGCCGATCGGATATAATCGTCGGGCAGCTTCGCAGCTCCTGGAGGATGCGCCGCAGTGCTGGAGAGATGGCTAACTGCTGCTCCTCTAACGGATATGTGCTGGTCCCAGCGCTCTCGAGCGCCAGCGCATACAGATAGCTGCGTTCATCCGGTGTCAGCCGCAGCGCATTGGAGATGGCCTCCAGTACAGAGGGTGACACCTTGATCTCGCGGCCTTGCTCAAGCCACGTGTACCAGGTGGTGCTGACGCCCGCCAACTGGGCAACCTCCTCTCGCCGCAGGCCGGGGGTGCGGCGGCGAATACCAGGAGCAATGCCGACCTCCTGTGGCAGCAGCTTGGCTCGCTGTGCCTTGAGGAAGGTGGACAGCGCCTGCAAACGGGTGGGCTGATGCATGATAGAGATATCCTCCTGTCTGTGATCTGGATATATAACCTGGTACTAATTATACTAGTATAATTGACAACTTGTAATAGGATGAAACCTGTGTCATGATACGGCCATAGAGCTCAGAGAAGCAATGAAGCAAAAGGAGGAGCATTCATATGGAACGGACAGTCATCACAGGAATGGGAGCCATTACACCGCTTGGCAATGATGTGGACAGCTTCTGGGCAGGTCTTGTCTCGGGCAGATCGGGGATTACACGGATTACATCCTTCGATGTGTCAGCGTACAAATCGCAGATCGCCGGCCAGATTCGCGATTTTGACTCCAAGGCACAGTTCGGAGCGAAGGAAGCGCGCAAGATGGATCGCTATTGCCAGTATGCGCTCGCAGCGGCACAGCAAGCAATAGGTGATGCCGGGCTGGAGCTGGAGCGAGTGGACAAGGAGCGACTCGGTGTGTATGTCGGCTCCGGGATTGGCGGCATCGAGACGATGCTGGAGCAGACAGCGGTGCTGCACTCTCGCGGCCCTGCCCGCGTCAGTCCACTGCTCGTGCCCATGATGATCTCCAATATGGCGGCGGCCACCATCAGCATCGCGCTTGGAGCGCATGGGCCAACGATGTCTCCGGTCACGGCCTGCTCGATCGGCAATACGGCGATCGGCGAAGCTGCTCGGCTCATTCAAGCTGGCGGTGCGGATGTCGTCGTGGCTGGCGGCTCCGAGGCCGCGATCTGCGAGCTGTCGCTGGCCAGCTTCGCCAATGCGACAGCGGTGTCCACTCGCAATGATCAGCCTGAGCAAGCTAGCCGTCCGTTCGATAGCGGACGGGACGGCTTCGTGATGGCGGAGGGAGCAGGCATCCTGATCATCGAATCGCTAAGCCATGCGCAGCGAAGAGGGGCACGCATCTATGCCGAGGTTATCGGCTATGGGGCCAGCTCGGACGCTTACCATATGGTGGCGACGCATCCTGAGGGCTATGGCGCCTATCTGGCGATGAAGGCTGCGCTGCGTGATGCAGACATCCGCCCTGATGAGGTGGATGTCATCAGTGCTCATGCGACGAGCACAGGGGTGGGCGACCTATCCGAGACTCTGGCGATCAAGCGGGCATTTGGCGACTATGCCCACAGGCTGCCGGTCACTGCGAACAAATCGATGCTCGGGCATATGCTGGGGGCAGCCGGCGGTGTAGAGGCGATCGCACTCGTGCAGAGCTTGCGCACCGGTTGGATTCCGCCGACGATTAATCTGGAGGAGCAGGACCCGCAATGCGACCTGGATATTGTAGCGGGTCAGGCGAGAGAGGCTAAGCTGTCGATCGGGATGTCCAACTCCTTTGGCTTCGGTGGTCACAATGCCGTGATTCTGGTGAAGAACTGGGTGGATGAGCCTCACACGAGTCACAGACGCTAACGGTCCACCCTACAATGATGGACATCCTGCTGACCTGACCCTAAAACCCAAAAACCTTCAGAACCATAGACACGGTTCTGAAGGTTTTTTTGGCTTAGCCCTCTTAGGATACAAAGCCGTCTACGCTTGATAGATAAGAAATATAAGCGGTGTTCGCCTTAAATGTTCTTCTATATCTACGCAAAACGAAGCTTCGCCCGCCCAAGTTGGGGTACGCCGTTTACGCTCGTCATTCACGATGATCGGCTAATCAACACACCGCTTATTCCAGCACCTGCATATGGATGTCTCCATCCTGGCCGCCATAGTGAATATGCAGATTTTTGTCCTCAAGATACCACAGATTATCCTCTTCCATATAGAACAGGATACCGTCCGCCTCCTGCGAAAGCCCCGGCTTGACCGGTGTGGAGCGGGCGACACCTAGCGAGAATCCAGGCTGTACGCTGCCGCAGCCGCCTAGCTGCACATAGATGCGGACCGAGTCCCCCTTCTTCAATCCAAGCTCCTCCTTGTACCATGCCGCTGCCTGCTGATCAATCGTTAACTTCATTGGTTTCCCTCCTGTATCGCGCCATCTTGCTATCGCTGGAGCACGGCGCAGTCTATCCTTCTATTTTCCCCTCATTGTACTATGTGCAGAACATAAAAGTATAGGAAAGTCATGTTTTTTTCTAGTTCCGACTCGAATGGCGTAAGGCGCGCAGCAGATACAGGTAATCGAAGCATACAAAATGACCATCTTGATGGCTACGAATTTGGCGGCTCGGGGACTACAATGTAAGCAAGAGATAAATGCGGCGCTACAAGCCGAATGGGTAAGAAAGGGGTTACAACAGATGGCTGACAACACGGTTAACGAGCAGCATCCGGCAACGGAGCAGTGGGGACAGTTCGAATTCAGATTGAACGGTCCTGCCGATGGCAATCCTTATGAAGACAACCGCTTCGGAGCACGGTTCAGCCTGCAGCATCGCATGATTGAGGTGGATGGCTTCTATGATGGAGACGGACAATATGTGGTGCGCTTCATGCCGGACACACTAGGTGAATGGAGCTTCACCACGATCAGCAGCGTCCCGGAGCTGGACGCACGGACGGGCTCATTTACGTGTATAGCTCCGACGCACGGCAACCACGGCCCAGTAAGGGTGAGCCGGACGTATCATTTTGCTTATGCCGATGGCAAGCCATTCTTCCCGGTCGGCACGACGGCTTATGTATGGAACCATCAGGGACGGGAGCTGGAGGAGCAGACGCTGGAGAGCCTCAAGCAGGCGCCGTTCAACAAGATACGGATGTGCGTCTTCCCCAAGCACTACGATTATAACCTGCATGAGCCAGAGCATTGTGCATTTGAAGGCAGCCTGGAGACGGGCTTTGACCTGACGCGCTTCAACCCGAGGTTTTGGCGCCATCTGGAGCAGCGTCTGACGGAGCTGCAGGATTTGGGTATCGAAGCGGATCTGATTCTGCTTCACCCGTATGACCGCTGGGGCTTCGCCAAGATGACCAGAGAGCAGGATCATCGTTACCTGCGCTATGCGATGGCGCGTCTGGCCTCCTTCCGCAACATCTGGTGGTCGCTGGCGAATGAATATGATCTGATGTTCGAGAAGACGATGGACGATTGGGACGCGATCTTCCACCTGATCCAGCAGCATGATCCGTACCAGCATCTGCGTTCCATTCACAACTGGCAGCATCCAGAGATTCATTACCGCAACAATCAGCACTGGTACGACCATGGCAAGCCGTGGGTGACGCATGCGAGCATCCAGCACGCTGATCTGCACTTCGTCACCGAATGGAGACAGCAGTATCGCAAGCCGATTGTTGTCGACGAATGCCGCTATGAGGGCAATATCAACCATGGCTGGGGCAACATTACCGCGGAGAAGATGGTGGAGTGCTTCTGGAAGGGCATGGCGCAGGGCGGCTATGTCACTCATGGCGAGACGTATACGCATCCAGAGAATATCATCTGGTGGTCGCATGGGGGCACACTGCATGGACAGAGTGCGGAGCGTATTGCGTTCTTGCGGCGCATCATGGAGCAGGGCCCGCAGCTTGATACGAGCGATGTGCCGTTCCATTGGGATACAGAGGCAGGCGGGGCAGCCGGTGAGTATTATCTGGTCTACTTCGGAGACAGCCGTCCATCCTTCCGAGAGCTGAAGCTCGATGAGAGCAACACCTTCACGATTGATCTGATCGATACGTGGAACATGACGGTAGAACGGCTGCCAGGCGAATATAGCGGAGCCTTCCGCATCCCGTTGCCAGGCAAGCCTTACTATGCGCTGCGGATCATCCGCAAGCCATCCTAATACGAATGCATAACTACACAGGGGGAACGACACGATGAAAAAGACGCTTACTTTACTGCTCGTTATGATGCTGACAGCAGCGCTGGCAGCCGCCTGTTCTTCGGGCAATACTGACAAGAATACAACAGCCGAAGGCGACAAGGGAGCTTCACCTGCCAAGACGACCGTATCGCTGTGGATATTGGATGATCATATCTGGATTGACGGCGCAGTCGAGGATTTCAAGAAGGACAACCCGGATATTAATGTGGAAGTGAGCAAATACGGCACCGATCCGCTGAAGGAAGCGCTCAAGGTGGCCGCCAACTCCAAGACGCTGCCGAATATGTGGTTTACCTGGGGCGGCTCGCTCGGTTCCTTCTATGCCGTTAACGGCTTGGCTCAGGATCTGACACAGGTAGCCAAGAATCATAACTGGTCGGATATATACAACCAGGCGGCTCTGGATATGTCCACTTACAACGGCAAGCTCTCCGGTATTCCCTATCATCTGAACGCTCTCAATATGTGGTACAACAAGCCGCTGTTCGAGAAGCAGTCCCTGAGCGCGCCGACCACGCTGGAGCAGTTCGAGTCGCTCCTGCAGACCATTAAGGATGACGGCTCTGTACCGCTCGCCTTGGCGGGCAAGAATGGCTGGCATATTATGCGTCTGACCGAGCAACTGCTGGAGCACTTCGCCGGAGCGGAGCTGCATGACAAGCTGAACAGTCTGGAGGCTTCATGGAATGATCCGGCTGTCGTGAAGACCTTCGAGAAGCTGAAGGAGTATACGGATAAGGGCTATTTCCCTAAAGGCCATGTAGCTATCGATCAGAGCGAGGCGATCAATGCCTTCTATCCTGGCCAAGCAGCGATGACACTGGAGGGAACCTGGCTGGATCGCAACATTACGGCCGCCGGCTTCAATACGAATGATTTCTCCGTGTTCCAGTTCCCGACAGAGCGTTCCTCTGTATTCGTCGAGATGTTCCAGATTAATAGCGAGCTGGATCAAGCGACACTGGATGCAACGATCAAGCTGGGCGAGTATCTGACCAGCAAGGATGTCGTCAACAAATATATCGATACCTATGGGACACCAGCTACGCTCAATGTCACCTTCTCCGCCAATACGCCAAACGTGCAGCCGCTGCTCGATATGGCGTCCAAGGGAAGCTTCCTGATTACTGACCAGGCGCTGCCGCAAGAGATTGCCCAGAAGCTGTTCGAGGCACAGGATCGGGTTGTACTGAATGAGTGGACGCCGGAGCAAGCAGCCGAGCAACTGGACAAGGCGATTACAGAGTACAAGAGCAAGCAGTAATACATGATGAAGCATGCGCTCGGAGGACGAGCGAGGCTGCCATAAGATATTAACAGCGGACAATGTACGGGCGGGCACAATTGGAGAGCCCGCCCTGACATTGGAGAGGAGGACCAGCGCGTGAGAAGCGGGACGATCAAGCCCTGGCTATTTATTATGCCTGCGCTGCTGATTTATTTAGTCATTATATTTTTCCCCTCGATGTACACCTTTTATTTGAGTTTTTTCAAGTGGAATGGGGTCGCCCCGGACAAAACATTCGTTGGGCTGGGGAATTACTTGGATCTGCTGTTCCGTGACACCGTCTTTCTGAAGGCGTTATGGAACAACGTGCTATGGACGATCGGCTCCCTGACGATCATATTGGGCTTCGGCTTGATGCTGGCGCTGCTGTTGAACAAGAAGCTCAAGGGACGTATCGTGTTCCGCGGCATTTTCTATTTCCCGTATGTGCTGTCCGGCGTCATCGTAGCGACAATCTGGACATGGATGTACAATCCGTCGCAAGGATTCTTCAATAAGCTGTTGGAGCTGGTGGGGCTGGAGCATCTGACGAGCGCCTGGCTCGCCGATCCCAAGATCGCGCTGTATGCAGTGTTTGTCGCGGCGATATGGAATGGTGTCGGGCAACCGCTGGTGCTGTTTCTGGCCGGGCTGCAGACCATTCCGCAGGACCCCTATGAGGCGGCGATCATCGACGGCGCGAAGCCGTATCAGATGTTCTGGAATATAACATTGCCGCTGCTGCGAGAGACCTTCATCATCGTCGTCGCCATTACGATGGTATCGTCGATGAAGGTGTACGACATCGTGTATGCGATGACTGGCGGCGGACCGGCGGAGAGCACGCATGTGCTGGCCTCCTGGATGTACTTCCAGACGTTCAAGTTCGCCAATATCGGCGCGGGCTCGGCGATCTCGATGTTTCTGGTCTTTATTACGATGATTGTCATTATTCCCTATGTCTATTACACGACAAAAAGGTCGCATGTGTAAGAAGGAAGGTTGGTGAAGGACTACAATGGAGGAGTTGCGCGTTCACCCGGCCATCGCTGTAACAAGGTTTTTGTTTTTAGTGTTGTTATCTATCGCCTTTTTGTTGCCCATCGTGTTTATTGCGTTTACCGCTCTCAAATCCAATGCGGACTTGCTGAGAAATCCGTTCTATGCCTTGCCGGAGAAGTTCCAGTGGGGCAATTTCGCCAAGGCGTGGGAGCAAGGAAGGCTCGGCATGTACATGCAGAATACCGCGCTGATCTCCTTCGTGAAGGTGCCGCTGGGCATTCTGATCGAGTCGCTGGCGGCGTATGCGCTGACCCGGCTCGTCTTCAAATGGAGCAATATGATGTTCGCCTTCTTCCTGGTGGGCATGATGATCCCGATGCAGGCCACGCTCGTACCGCTGAATATTTTGCTGAACAAGCTGGGATTGGTGAATACGTATCCGGGCATATTTCTAGTATATCTCGGCTTCGGCATCCCGTTCGGCATCCTGATCTTGCGCGGCTTCTTCCGCACGATTCCGAAGGAGATTGACGAGGCGGCACTGATCGACGGCTGCGGAGATGTCGGCAAGTTCTTCCGCATCATATTGCCGTTGTCGATGCCGGCGATCGCCACGATCTTCATCTTCGACTTTATGGCAACCTGGAATGAGTTTTTGCTGGCGCAAATTTTCATTACCAAGGATACGATGCGCACGATTACGACAGGTCTGCTCTCCTTCCGCGGCGAGCACTCGGCAGACTATACGCTGCTTAGCGCTGGTGTGCTGATGTCGGTTATTCCGATCTTGGCCGTCTATCTGGCCTTTCAAAAATATTTTGTATCCGGGCTGGCTGGTTCGGTCAAAGGTTAATCGCATAGCAGGCAGCGAGCAGGAGCGACGGGCGATCCCGGCTGTTCCTGCTTGGCTGCGTTGCCGGACGTTTCCATTATCGGGGACGGCGGGAAGTGTGTTCCATTGACGGGCTGTGCGCGGCTTTGCTACGATAGGAGACACTCATTTTCGGAAGGGCAGTCTCCTTATACGCAGATATGTAATCGTTCACAACAGAAAGGCGGGCTGTGTGCTGATGGCCTTCAGATGGAATAGTCTCTCTTACCGAACCCGGTTGTTTTTAATCTTCCTGCTGATCAGCAGCATTCCCGCAGCATTGATCGGCACCGTGGCCTACAAGAAATCGGCAGATATGCTGCAGAGCCAGGTGACAGAGGATATGTATGTCATCATCCGTCAATTGAATACAGCGATTGAGCGGCAGATTAATGATTTTGACCGCTTCAGTATCCTGCCCTACTACATGCCGGACTCCTTCGAGTTTCTGCGCAAGCCGTATGTTCCAACCGAGCAATGGGGCAGCGACGAGCTGGCCGCTCAGAAAAATCTGCTCCGTCTGATGAGCGCCTATCCTTCAATCAATGCCTCCATTAAAGGCATGGTGCTGTATGGCATGAACGGAACGATTAGCGGCTACCGGGTCAGCGGCAGCTCGCAGATGAAGAGAGGCTCGACGGTAGAGGACGAGGACTGGTACAAGCAGGCGGTGGCGCGCAACGGAGGCTTCGTCGTCTCCGGCATCCGCTCCATCGATCAGTTTGATGATGCTCCGTTCACCGCGGTCACGGTAGCCCGCATGCTGGTGGATGAGAAGCTCAAGCCGCTTGCGGTGATGGCGCTGCATGTATCCCCTGAGTTCATTGCCAATATTCTGTATCGATCTCAATTGGAGGGAGAGGCGGTGGTGGTGCTGGATGCGGATAACAAGCCCATCTATGCCTCGGACAACGGACTCGCATCGGCACTGAGGCAGGTGGAGGCCGGCGATACGCCGTCTCCCTGGAGTGCGAGGGTGGCAAGTGAAGGTGGAGACATGACGTATAGCGGCGTATCGATGTACAGCAGCTATCTGGGATGGAAGGTATTTCTGGGCAAAAATCGCGAGGAGCTGCTGGCGGGCAGTCGATTGATACGGCTGTTCACCTATGCAATTGTAATCGTGATGGCCGTTGCGGCTGCGTTGGTGTCATGGCTGCTCGCCCGCAGCCTGTCTGACCCGGTGCTGCGGATGATCCGTTCGATGCGCGAGGTGGAGAAGGGGAGATTCGCGCCGCCGCTGGCGCTTGAACGGTCGGATGAGCTGGGTCAACTGCATCTGAGCTATACCCGAATGGTGCAGCGGCTTGAGGAGATGGTTCGCTCGATTGAGGAGAAGGAGCGGCAGAAGCGTCATGCAGAGCTGACCGCATTGCGGACACGAGTGCAGCCGCATTTTTTGTACAATACGCTGAATTCGATTCGGATGATGGCGATCCTCCAGCGTGCGCCGCAGATCGCCGGACTGCTGCAATCGGTGACGAAGCTGTTCAAGGCGAACATGCGGCTGAACCACGAGCTGATCCCGCTGCAGGAGGAGATGGCGCTGCTGAAGGATTACGCCGAGCTGATGGATATGCGCTATACGAATACGTTTGCGCTGGAGTGGGAGGTGCCGGAGGAGCTGGCGGATGTCGGCGTCCCGCCGATGCTGCTGCAGCCGCTGCTGGAGAATGCGATCTTCCATGGCTCCAAGGGGCTGGAGCGGCTGCTCCACATTCGGATTGGCGCACGTCTTATCGATCACCAGACGGTGGTCATCGAGTTGGCTGACGATGGGATCGGCATCAGCGAGGAGGCGCTGGTCATGCTGGAGGGGCGCAGCAGCAGTGATGTTTCCGAGCATTTTGGCATTGCGAATGCGCGCGAGCGGATACAACTGCGCTTTGGCGAGGAATATGGGCTGGCCATCCGTTGTGTGGAAGGCGGGGGGACACAGATCGTTATCACGCTGCCTTGTCAATATGTCCAAGGGGGGACGTGAAGCATGTGGAATTTG contains:
- a CDS encoding carbohydrate ABC transporter permease; translated protein: MPALLIYLVIIFFPSMYTFYLSFFKWNGVAPDKTFVGLGNYLDLLFRDTVFLKALWNNVLWTIGSLTIILGFGLMLALLLNKKLKGRIVFRGIFYFPYVLSGVIVATIWTWMYNPSQGFFNKLLELVGLEHLTSAWLADPKIALYAVFVAAIWNGVGQPLVLFLAGLQTIPQDPYEAAIIDGAKPYQMFWNITLPLLRETFIIVVAITMVSSMKVYDIVYAMTGGGPAESTHVLASWMYFQTFKFANIGAGSAISMFLVFITMIVIIPYVYYTTKRSHV
- a CDS encoding HesB/YadR/YfhF family protein, which translates into the protein MKLTIDQQAAAWYKEELGLKKGDSVRIYVQLGGCGSVQPGFSLGVARSTPVKPGLSQEADGILFYMEEDNLWYLEDKNLHIHYGGQDGDIHMQVLE
- a CDS encoding carbohydrate ABC transporter permease, whose translation is MEELRVHPAIAVTRFLFLVLLSIAFLLPIVFIAFTALKSNADLLRNPFYALPEKFQWGNFAKAWEQGRLGMYMQNTALISFVKVPLGILIESLAAYALTRLVFKWSNMMFAFFLVGMMIPMQATLVPLNILLNKLGLVNTYPGIFLVYLGFGIPFGILILRGFFRTIPKEIDEAALIDGCGDVGKFFRIILPLSMPAIATIFIFDFMATWNEFLLAQIFITKDTMRTITTGLLSFRGEHSADYTLLSAGVLMSVIPILAVYLAFQKYFVSGLAGSVKG
- a CDS encoding helix-turn-helix transcriptional regulator, which encodes MHQPTRLQALSTFLKAQRAKLLPQEVGIAPGIRRRTPGLRREEVAQLAGVSTTWYTWLEQGREIKVSPSVLEAISNALRLTPDERSYLYALALESAGTSTYPLEEQQLAISPALRRILQELRSCPTIISDRRGTIVGWNAAAAHIFLDFEQLPPEQRNMIRLLFTRKEFQRLAVNWEHFASGYLSIFRAYYGKYVEDKWYEQFLEEMGRLHPDFNRMWEQSRVSSAPEVVLEFRHARAGKMLFHLTSLQVQGQDDLRCSIYTPDPDSPTEVKLKQLMERRPLQP
- a CDS encoding bifunctional 3-deoxy-7-phosphoheptulonate synthase/chorismate mutase, which encodes MTRTNTTTTLDGHNRLQTLSLELLQQLEEHQQLMQELKLTPAQIGECLQQLDSRLDADLKHSQARRLLTQWMEGAAQSSGGSKEKPSLLVSRQHQLHNTVVQLGDVAIGADQPALIAGPCSIESYEQLRQVAAMLQAAGVKLLRGGAFKPRTSPYEFQGLGRDGLRMLKEVAEEFGLRTISEIVHPADIELAATYIDVIQIGARNMHNFELLRAAGDVQTPVLLKRGLSATLDEFVHAAEYIVSGGNPHVMLIERGIRTYEKATRNTLDISAVPILKQETHLPVLVDVTHSTGRKDIMAPCAKAALAAGADGIMVEVHPNPAAALSDAAQQLNFDEFRRFYEEVRLSGLL
- a CDS encoding ABC transporter substrate-binding protein; protein product: MKKTLTLLLVMMLTAALAAACSSGNTDKNTTAEGDKGASPAKTTVSLWILDDHIWIDGAVEDFKKDNPDINVEVSKYGTDPLKEALKVAANSKTLPNMWFTWGGSLGSFYAVNGLAQDLTQVAKNHNWSDIYNQAALDMSTYNGKLSGIPYHLNALNMWYNKPLFEKQSLSAPTTLEQFESLLQTIKDDGSVPLALAGKNGWHIMRLTEQLLEHFAGAELHDKLNSLEASWNDPAVVKTFEKLKEYTDKGYFPKGHVAIDQSEAINAFYPGQAAMTLEGTWLDRNITAAGFNTNDFSVFQFPTERSSVFVEMFQINSELDQATLDATIKLGEYLTSKDVVNKYIDTYGTPATLNVTFSANTPNVQPLLDMASKGSFLITDQALPQEIAQKLFEAQDRVVLNEWTPEQAAEQLDKAITEYKSKQ
- the rpiA gene encoding ribose-5-phosphate isomerase RpiA; the protein is MTAMDTAKRLAAETAVQRVEDGMIVGLGTGSTAYYAIARIAQRVQQGLRIQAVASSARSEALALELGIQLVPLSSISGIDLTIDGADEVDPALHLIKGGGGALLREKILAMSSNRFIVIADESKRVAQLGRFPLPVEIVPFAANLTIAKLRELGCKPSVRMVESQEYKTDNGNYIVDCAFGGIADPQQLEARINAIAGVVENGLFTHMASTVIFASQDGAISVLEQSR
- a CDS encoding DUF5605 domain-containing protein gives rise to the protein MADNTVNEQHPATEQWGQFEFRLNGPADGNPYEDNRFGARFSLQHRMIEVDGFYDGDGQYVVRFMPDTLGEWSFTTISSVPELDARTGSFTCIAPTHGNHGPVRVSRTYHFAYADGKPFFPVGTTAYVWNHQGRELEEQTLESLKQAPFNKIRMCVFPKHYDYNLHEPEHCAFEGSLETGFDLTRFNPRFWRHLEQRLTELQDLGIEADLILLHPYDRWGFAKMTREQDHRYLRYAMARLASFRNIWWSLANEYDLMFEKTMDDWDAIFHLIQQHDPYQHLRSIHNWQHPEIHYRNNQHWYDHGKPWVTHASIQHADLHFVTEWRQQYRKPIVVDECRYEGNINHGWGNITAEKMVECFWKGMAQGGYVTHGETYTHPENIIWWSHGGTLHGQSAERIAFLRRIMEQGPQLDTSDVPFHWDTEAGGAAGEYYLVYFGDSRPSFRELKLDESNTFTIDLIDTWNMTVERLPGEYSGAFRIPLPGKPYYALRIIRKPS
- the fabF gene encoding beta-ketoacyl-ACP synthase II — its product is MERTVITGMGAITPLGNDVDSFWAGLVSGRSGITRITSFDVSAYKSQIAGQIRDFDSKAQFGAKEARKMDRYCQYALAAAQQAIGDAGLELERVDKERLGVYVGSGIGGIETMLEQTAVLHSRGPARVSPLLVPMMISNMAAATISIALGAHGPTMSPVTACSIGNTAIGEAARLIQAGGADVVVAGGSEAAICELSLASFANATAVSTRNDQPEQASRPFDSGRDGFVMAEGAGILIIESLSHAQRRGARIYAEVIGYGASSDAYHMVATHPEGYGAYLAMKAALRDADIRPDEVDVISAHATSTGVGDLSETLAIKRAFGDYAHRLPVTANKSMLGHMLGAAGGVEAIALVQSLRTGWIPPTINLEEQDPQCDLDIVAGQAREAKLSIGMSNSFGFGGHNAVILVKNWVDEPHTSHRR